TGTGATTAACAAAACAGAGACCCCTATTTCAGATCCTACGAAACAAGAACTTACAACTATCCCCGTTAAAATGCTATTGGCCTATACCTGTGAAGTATGTAGTACTAGAAACCAGAAAAATATTTCGAAGCAAGCCTACCAAACTGGGGTCGTAATTGTGAAGTGTGATGGCTGTGCAAATAACCACCTTATCGCTGATAACCTTGGTTGGTTTACAGATACTAAAAAACAATGGAATATTGAGAACATCATGGCATTAAAGGGAGAAAGTGTTAGAAAGACTTCAGATGAGGCCCATGTGTGGGAAGTTGTTGAGGACATAGTTACACAGATGAAAAtttcagaagaaaaatgaaactgtACCTGTGACTCTTATTTTCATTATACCCATGTATGTCTGTAACAGTAACCTGATAGCCATTTTTCTTATCTGACAGTGATTGATGTGTATGAGAAAAACCTCTGTGACACCACTATATTGTATCAGCTGATGCTTTAGTAAAACCCTGAGTAATTCAGCAACTGTTGTAACTGCATCATCATCTGCTTTGTGGGTCAAGTAAATATGTAAATATTTCTTGACCTATTTATTTACCAAACTTCATTTACAGTGGCTTAAAATGGAGAACCTGTCCTACGACACGATTATTATCGGAGCTGGATTAGCCGGTATTTCTGCCGCCCGTACTCTTATACAAAATGGAGTGCAAGACGTTTTAGTCTTAGAAGGTAATGGGCACTTTCCATTGGAATCGAATCCTTGTGTATCGtcggctttaaaaaaatttatattatttaGCTCAAGAACAAGCTGGAGGTCGAGTCCGAACGGAATTTATACAGAATTTTCCTTTCGATTACGGTGCACAATTCATACACGGAGAGGTTGGTAACACACTGTACGATTATGCAGCTCGTAACGGATTGCTGTTGAATTTACCATCATTCGAGGGCgaaggtaaaaagaaagaaaaaagtggcAAACTCTGTGAAAGTCGAACATATTTTATGCTTTGTTTCGTAGGGAATTTTTATACTCAGTGTGGTATTCGTGTCGATCCTGAGGCTGTGGAAGAAGTAGAGAAATTAGTGGAAACATCGTTACATAACCCGGACGCTATAGCAGCTGAGAACATTCAGGAAATCTTCGATTCGGTGAAGAAGGAAGTTCATCATGATATCAAGTTGGAAGGTTTGCTCGAGTGGCACAAGAATTATCAGCTAATTGACAATGCATGCCACCGACTGGATGAGCTATCAGTTGAAGCATGGAACCAATACCAAGAATGTCCGGGAAATTACTGTCAATTAGTGAAGGGTGGATTTATCGCAATCGTCAATCATCTTTTAAAAGGAATCCCCGATAATGCCGTTAAGTGCGCCCAACCTGTAGAGAAGATTACCTGGGAGGGTAATAACGCCGATGGGTCTGGTGTTGTCGTGAAGACTGTCCACGGAAAAGAGTATAAATGTAAACACGTCATCGTAACTTGTTCAATTGGTTTCCTGCGAGAACACTGGGAAGACTTTTTTCAGCCTCAACTACCCCCTGATTGGTTGGCCAGATTCAACTGCATTGGTTTTGGATCCATCACAAAAATTGCCATGATGTTTGATGAACCATTCTGGGAAGGGTAAGCACATTCACCAAATGATATGTCTTACTATTTCTTTATCGAAATTCtgatttcattatttttacaCAGGCATTGCAAGGGATTTCAATTCGCTTGGACTGACACCCATTTGGGTCACAGTTTAGCTTACAAGGAGCCTTGGTATCATTACCTAACGGGCTTTGACGTCGTGCAAGCCTCCAATCCTGCAGTGTTGCTAGGCTGGGTTGGTAGTCGAGGTGCCCTTTACCTGGCCGAGCAAGACATAGGGGACGAGGAATTGGGAGAAGAATGTGTCAAAGTGTTGGAAGAATTCACGGGCCATCCTTCAATTCCAAGACCTTTTAAAACCATTCGGTAATTACAATcgtaaaattattttgtttcttaccGGAAATAGCATCTGTTCTCTGTGTCGTTTTAATAGCACCCGTTGGCACAAGAATCCCTATGTTCGTGGAGCGTTCAGCTATCGAACTGGCGTTTTTGATCCAAAAATACTTGACCCATTGGGACCCGTAGTCGACGGGCAACAGGTACTAAATCGCTTTCTGTCAGCTACGTTTGATTTGTAACCGGCTAACCATTTTTCATCAAGGTTCCTTCGTTGATTTTCGCTGGAGAAGCCTTGGATGTTTCGCATCATTCGACAGCGCATGGAGCGTTTTCGTCAGGACGGGATCAGGCTATGAAAATCGTCGACTGGAAGAGGAATTTATCCAACAGTGCATCCAGCTAGATTTGCACCTTTCAAGAGCAGCACACAAACGATCAACATTGCCTTTTGTATTGAGAGCCAATATCGTATGCCATTTTCTAAATTGTTTAATCTAACGGGGTATAAGGAAGTTTACTATAAAATTCTATAAGAGTTTAAATTCAGTTTTCCAATGACCGCAGGACTTCAAAACCAAATGAAATGCGTCAAATTGCGGATGGAATTGTTTGTCTGTGGTAATAATAATTCATAATGAAAACTAAaattttatcttacgtttagtCACTACATGTTTAAAAATTGGCACTCATTTTCTGAACTGTACTTTCGTGATTTCTGGGCGATCAACATCTGATTCCTGTTGAACGGATGAGTTAGGTAACGATTGCTGATACAGTGACGTTTAGCAGCGAGGTGTGATGAGTAAAGGCATTCCACCTTCTGGTTTCAGAATCATATTCAATGATTCTCGTATTGGGAGACGATCTGGATGTATGTCGAATCGGAACTGACGAAGTAGAGTTGTCACAATCACCTTGTCTTCGTAAAGAGCGAATTTTTGACCTAAAATAAAGCATTTGGTATGTGAGCTTGAAAGCCTAATGGAAAActattaaacaaaaacaaataccgATGCAGTTTCTTGGACCAGCGCTGAACGGCACATAAGCGAATGGATTTCGACCAATCGTTTGGTCGGGTAGAAATCGTTCCGGCTTGAATGCTTCTGGATCTGGAAAGAATTCCTCGTTATGGTGTAAAGCGTAAATTTGAATTCCTAAGGAAGTTTTGGCTGGAATAGTGTGGCCACTTAAACGGACGTCCTGGTTGATCCCGCGCCTAATAAATGGAACTGGCGGATGAAGACGCAATGATTCTTTGATGCAACAGTCCAGATGTTTCAACTTTGATAGATCTTCTAGGGTGCAAGGCCGGTCCGAATCGCCGAAACAGTCCTGTAGCTCTTGGTAAACTCGATCCTTGTGCATGTAGTTGTGTGCATTAGATTAATTCCATTGAAATACTGTTAGCTTTTTCGTACCTGTTCATGTGGATGCGTTGCCATACAGTACAAGAACCATGTAACAGCAGCCGATGTGGTGTCGTGACCCTGGTTGGAAGATTTGATTGACATCATTTGGATTGTCATAAACACGGATTGTTCTCATGAATTTACCTCAAACATGAAAGTGTCGACTTGGCTAATTATGTCTGTCTCGCTCATGGCAGCCCCCTTTCGCGCAGCTTCCAACAGCAAATCTAGAAAAGCTCGTCTTTTTCCTAAATAGGGGACACTGAATAACTTCCCGACAATTTTAGTTCAAATTTAGGTACTTGATCCTGACTGCTGATTTTCCGTTGCAGCTTCGTCAGCATTTTGTTCATCCACTATGGCTTTCCTAGCCATCATAACCTGTTGTTTAGATCATATTATCATCAAAGGCAAACCCCACTATCAACTTTTCCGTGTGTCCACCTTTCGTGTGAAACCGTGAACAAGATCCAAGAACTTTTGAAGTTTTCGTCCATGGGGCGTGAATTGAAAGTAGAACCAATCTGGCAGTAGTCCAAGAAGAGAGTTGATTCTTCCTTGAATCATCGTTTCGATTCTTTCACCCAGAGAAAATATTCGGGCATCAATTctatttttcaaattgatttttcTCCTACCTGTCAATTGCTGTGATATATTCGGAATCGTAATTCAATTGGGCATCAATCTGGATTCCCATTGCAGCCTCTGGTTGCCATAAATGACGAGCGAGATATCTAATATAACATCCAGTTAAGCTATTCGTTCCAAACAATCATACCACATATGAT
This sequence is a window from Daphnia magna isolate NIES linkage group LG7, ASM2063170v1.1, whole genome shotgun sequence. Protein-coding genes within it:
- the LOC116928123 gene encoding spermine oxidase → MENLSYDTIIIGAGLAGISAARTLIQNGVQDVLVLEAQEQAGGRVRTEFIQNFPFDYGAQFIHGEVGNTLYDYAARNGLLLNLPSFEGEGNFYTQCGIRVDPEAVEEVEKLVETSLHNPDAIAAENIQEIFDSVKKEVHHDIKLEGLLEWHKNYQLIDNACHRLDELSVEAWNQYQECPGNYCQLVKGGFIAIVNHLLKGIPDNAVKCAQPVEKITWEGNNADGSGVVVKTVHGKEYKCKHVIVTCSIGFLREHWEDFFQPQLPPDWLARFNCIGFGSITKIAMMFDEPFWEGHCKGFQFAWTDTHLGHSLAYKEPWYHYLTGFDVVQASNPAVLLGWVGSRGALYLAEQDIGDEELGEECVKVLEEFTGHPSIPRPFKTIRTRWHKNPYVRGAFSYRTGVFDPKILDPLGPVVDGQQVPSLIFAGEALDVSHHSTAHGAFSSGRDQAMKIVDWKRNLSNSASS
- the LOC116928122 gene encoding cytochrome P450 4C1 isoform X1; this encodes MDVLTVVLFFIVASLAWYWRWERSIFVRQVDDIPGPPRVFLFGNIFALPRDGPGLLQIFNVKWTKAYGHIYRFWRGMFAIVNISSPSDVEVILTSQVHINKSITGAFLLPWLGDGLLLSAGDKWRKDRKLLTPAFHFQILDGFFDVFNRNSEIFVEQIKKRLLVEKEIDIYPMTSRCTLDIICEAAMGIQIDAQLNYDSEYITAIDRIETMIQGRINSLLGLLPDWFYFQFTPHGRKLQKFLDLVHGFTRKVMMARKAIVDEQNADEAATENQQSGSRKRRAFLDLLLEAARKGAAMSETDIISQVDTFMFEGHDTTSAAVTWFLYCMATHPHEQDRVYQELQDCFGDSDRPCTLEDLSKLKHLDCCIKESLRLHPPVPFIRRGINQDVRLSGHTIPAKTSLGIQIYALHHNEEFFPDPEAFKPERFLPDQTIGRNPFAYVPFSAGPRNCIGQKFALYEDKVIVTTLLRQFRFDIHPDRLPIRESLNMILKPEGGMPLLITPRC
- the LOC116928122 gene encoding cytochrome P450 4C1 isoform X2, which encodes MFAIVNISSPSDVEVILTSQVHINKSITGAFLLPWLGDGLLLSAGDKWRKDRKLLTPAFHFQILDGFFDVFNRNSEIFVEQIKKRLLVEKEIDIYPMTSRCTLDIICEAAMGIQIDAQLNYDSEYITAIDRIETMIQGRINSLLGLLPDWFYFQFTPHGRKLQKFLDLVHGFTRKVMMARKAIVDEQNADEAATENQQSGSRKRRAFLDLLLEAARKGAAMSETDIISQVDTFMFEGHDTTSAAVTWFLYCMATHPHEQDRVYQELQDCFGDSDRPCTLEDLSKLKHLDCCIKESLRLHPPVPFIRRGINQDVRLSGHTIPAKTSLGIQIYALHHNEEFFPDPEAFKPERFLPDQTIGRNPFAYVPFSAGPRNCIGQKFALYEDKVIVTTLLRQFRFDIHPDRLPIRESLNMILKPEGGMPLLITPRC